The stretch of DNA CAACTCGCTTAATCCGAGGTTGCTATCTTTTAAGGAGGGTCTGCACCAGCGCGTTAGTTCCGGCCGACAACGCTGCCACTGCCGCCGCTTCCTGCATAGCAGGCCGGCCGGCGATCCACGCCTCGATCAACGCCAGCTGCATCTCGGCGATCTGGCGGGCGATAACTTCTGGTGGGATCAGCGGCGTCGCCAATGGCACGGCACGCAGCCGGTCGCCAATCAACTGCGCCAGCGCGGAGGCCAGCACCGGCCGGGTCGGCCACCCCAGCAGCACGCGCGCCACCTGCTGGTTTTCGCGGAAATGCAGCAGCAGATCGCGCAGCGCATCGCCGCCTTGCGGATGGTCCACCAGATCCGCCAGCGTCGTGAACGGGCCTTGAATGCTCTCGCGCAGCAAATCATCCATGGTCCGGTAATGCTCATAGAACGTGGAGCGGCCGACGTTGGCCCGGTCCGCCACAGCGCCAACCGTCAACGCTTCATAGCCCTGCCCCAGCACCAGCGCGCGGAAGGCGGCGTGCAATGCGGCGCGGGTTCTGGTCTGCCGCCTGTCGGGTGCCACCGTCATATGGTCTCCTGATGGACATTAGCGCCCTT from Duganella dendranthematis encodes:
- a CDS encoding TetR/AcrR family transcriptional regulator, translated to MTVAPDRRQTRTRAALHAAFRALVLGQGYEALTVGAVADRANVGRSTFYEHYRTMDDLLRESIQGPFTTLADLVDHPQGGDALRDLLLHFRENQQVARVLLGWPTRPVLASALAQLIGDRLRAVPLATPLIPPEVIARQIAEMQLALIEAWIAGRPAMQEAAAVAALSAGTNALVQTLLKR